GCGCAGTTGCTCGTATCGCCTCCTCCAAGCTCAAGGAGCTCGTGATCACCGATTCGATCATGCCGACCGAAGCGGTGAAGGTGGCGCGCAACATCCGCGTCATCTCCATCGCCGGGCTGATGGGCGAGGCGATCGAGCGCACCGCCAGCGAGTCGAGCGTCTCCAGCCTGTTCGATTGAGGGGAGGCGCGCGATGGCGGCCATCTCGGCCGGCGCGGACCGGGCCCTCGTCCTCTTCTCCGGCGGCCAGGATTCAACCACGGCCCTGGCCTGGGCGCTGGAGCGCTTTTCCGCCGTCGAGACGGTCGGCTTCGACTACGGCCAACGCCATCGCATCGAGCTGGAATGCCGCGAGACGATCCTCGCGAGGCTGCCTGCCCTGTCGCCCGCCCGTGCCGACAGGCTCGGACCGGATCACCTGCTCGACCTGAGGACGCTGGGCGCGATCTCCGACACCGCGCTCACCAGCGAGAGCGAGATCGCTTTCGCCGAGACCGGCCTGCCGACCACCTTCGTTCCTGGCCGCAACCTGATCTTCATGACCTTCGCCGCCGCGCTCGCCTATCGCCGCGATTGCAAGCACATCGTGCTCGGCGTCTGCGAGACCGATTATTCCGGCTATCCGGACTGCCGCGACGACACGATCAAGGCG
This genomic interval from Bosea sp. 29B contains the following:
- the queC gene encoding 7-cyano-7-deazaguanine synthase QueC, producing MAAISAGADRALVLFSGGQDSTTALAWALERFSAVETVGFDYGQRHRIELECRETILARLPALSPARADRLGPDHLLDLRTLGAISDTALTSESEIAFAETGLPTTFVPGRNLIFMTFAAALAYRRDCKHIVLGVCETDYSGYPDCRDDTIKAMQVALGLGLDRRLVLHTPLMWRDKAQTFALAKELGGAPLLDLVVEETHSCYLGDRSKRHPWGYGCGHCPACDLRARGFAAYEAAPDDSGPKHDD